AAGATTGGACTTTAATCGCCCAGCTCAAGTTCTAGCTATTGAATACGACCCCAACCGCTCGGCCAGGATAGCTCTTATTGTCTACCCCAACGGAACAAAATCATATATCCTTGCACCAGAAGGCTTAAAGGTTGGTGAGCAAGTACTTTCTTCTCGTGAAAAAATTGAAATAAAAATTGGCAACCGCCTACCATTAGAACATATTCCGCTTGGCATCATGGTCCACAATATCGAACTAGAACCCGATAAGGGTGGTGTCATCGCCAGATCTGCCGGCAATGGAGTTTTTGTCCAAGCAGTCGAGGGCAAACACGCCCAGCTCAAAATGCCCTCTGGGGAGATACGCTTAATAAAAAAAGAATGTTTGGCTACTATCGGCCAAGTTTCCAACCCAGATCATGGACTGGTGCGCTATGGTAAAGCTGGACGCATGAGACATAAAGGTATAAAACCGACTGTCCGTGGCAAGGCGATGAACCCCTGTGATCATCCCCATGGCGGTGGTGAAGGTCGTCACCCAATTGGTATGCCTTATCCGAAAACCCTCTGGGGCAAACATGCTTTGGGTGTTAAAACCAGAAAACCCAAAAAATGGTCTAATAAATTAATAATCAAGAGAAGAAAAAGAAATCGTAAGTTAATCTAAAAATATGAGCCGTTCACTCAAAAAAGGTCCTTATGTGGATCAAAAACTGATCAAAAAAATAACCAACAAGAAGCCATCTGAGGCTGGGGTTGTAAAAACTTGGTCCAGAGACTGTACTATCACCCCAGAAATGGTTGGTTTTACTTTTGGTGTCCACAATGGTCGCCAGCATGTTCCAGTCTTTGTCGTAGAAAATATGGTCGGACACAAATTGGGTGAATTTTCCCCAACCCGTAGATTTATCAAGCATGGCGGCAAAAAACAACGCGAGGAAGAACAGGCCGCCGCCGCCAAAGCCGCCACTGTCGCTGCTCCCAAAAAAGAAGATAAAAAATAAACCATATGGAAGCTATAGCAAAATTAAGATTTTTGAGACAATCACCAAGAAAAGTACGCTTGGTCGCTGATGCTATTCGCGGTCAGCGGGTTGACCGT
This Candidatus Kuenenbacteria bacterium DNA region includes the following protein-coding sequences:
- the rplB gene encoding 50S ribosomal protein L2; this encodes MAIKAYKPTTPSRRRTTVVSSLDLTKKKPEKSLTIIKKQFGGRNHSGQITVRHRGGGAKRRLRIIDFKRLDFNRPAQVLAIEYDPNRSARIALIVYPNGTKSYILAPEGLKVGEQVLSSREKIEIKIGNRLPLEHIPLGIMVHNIELEPDKGGVIARSAGNGVFVQAVEGKHAQLKMPSGEIRLIKKECLATIGQVSNPDHGLVRYGKAGRMRHKGIKPTVRGKAMNPCDHPHGGGEGRHPIGMPYPKTLWGKHALGVKTRKPKKWSNKLIIKRRKRNRKLI
- the rpsS gene encoding 30S ribosomal protein S19, with amino-acid sequence MSRSLKKGPYVDQKLIKKITNKKPSEAGVVKTWSRDCTITPEMVGFTFGVHNGRQHVPVFVVENMVGHKLGEFSPTRRFIKHGGKKQREEEQAAAAKAATVAAPKKEDKK